In Fluviicola taffensis DSM 16823, the following are encoded in one genomic region:
- a CDS encoding tetratricopeptide repeat protein, giving the protein MRIIVFLFLLVASSSAWSQVSEKYHSPLSGFYKAEDLFEKEQYSAARKEFRLFITDYKGSKNDSYYIKALYYEGLSALELFNNDAIDLLETFNREYPESIYRDNILFQIGRYYYQKKDYKRSIVYFNQLNRSSVEKENQEEYYFKLGYAYFDEKQYPESKLAFYEVKDSSSQYGAPSLYYYSHICYLDSSFQTALEGFEKLLIDNRFNRVVPYYITQIYYIQHKYQEVVDFAPSKVDSLKPAEQVEISHIIGDSYFHLEKYDEALPYLEFYNAKSNTTRDDDYALALTYSRTSNCTKAVKYFDRVAREKDVLGQIALYHAGECYTNLGELVYARTAFEAASELDMDKMIQEDALYNYALLSYKLDMNAYDEAVEAFKLYLDKYPDSKRKPVIYQYLVNVYTSTKNYQKALESLDQISIKDIKLKSAYQLIAFNRGVELFQKSEYQNAIKAFELVDKYPISPEVSAKAMYWSADAEFYLKKYSEAVKKYSQFMGMSGSQSSGLRSDAMYNTGYAYLALKDPIKTQDAFRNYLKESNLTDLNKKADAHMRVGDEYFRNPKADNGINQLAIDNYKAAYNLKVGYDDQALYYMARTYGYMGKSDEKIQSLTDLINNYPKSRYMQRSIEEIALVYYQRENLDKAERYYKQIISDYPTSSRVPEAYHYLGDIAFKRSNFNQAETFYLKVLNEFNLNDTICEREVTSLADVYRAQRLLNKIESLAGKYSCADSIATQVEDEYYRQGFDLYEKSEWNASIVEFDKYLNKYPNGKFYRDAMNQKADALYRLKKESDAIAIYKITLAGPNDDYTELASVRTAKFLFNGTQKEAALPYYKRTEESSSNPEYLNNARIGLMRCHFLLENYANAVEYAQKVLGVQQTTQLKLEAEYIKGVSLSKEKRVAEAEISLEYVVKNATTIWAAESKYMLAENAFSQADYTKAEAVIRELLKMKPGYDYWIAKGLILQTKVLLQKKDLFQAENTIKSVIDHYPIKDNGILQEAGELYDEIMQLKTQPKTITNPSDPTVIDVDVKTGK; this is encoded by the coding sequence ATGCGGATTATTGTTTTCCTTTTTTTACTTGTTGCAAGCTCTTCGGCATGGTCCCAAGTGAGCGAGAAGTACCATTCTCCTCTCAGTGGATTCTACAAAGCAGAAGATTTGTTTGAGAAAGAACAATACAGTGCCGCACGCAAAGAATTTCGGCTGTTTATAACGGATTACAAGGGTTCTAAGAATGACTCATACTATATCAAAGCCTTGTATTACGAAGGTCTTTCCGCATTAGAACTCTTCAACAATGATGCAATCGATTTATTGGAAACATTCAATCGGGAATACCCTGAAAGCATTTACCGAGACAATATTCTTTTCCAAATTGGGCGCTATTATTATCAAAAAAAGGATTACAAAAGATCGATTGTTTACTTTAATCAGCTGAATAGATCTTCTGTTGAGAAAGAAAATCAAGAGGAATATTACTTCAAATTGGGATATGCTTACTTCGATGAGAAGCAATATCCAGAATCTAAATTGGCTTTTTACGAAGTAAAAGATTCAAGCAGTCAATATGGTGCGCCAAGTTTATACTACTATTCACACATTTGTTATTTGGATAGTTCGTTCCAAACAGCATTGGAAGGATTTGAAAAATTGTTGATTGACAACCGATTCAACCGCGTTGTTCCCTATTACATTACGCAGATTTACTATATCCAACACAAATACCAAGAAGTTGTAGATTTTGCACCAAGCAAAGTAGATAGTTTGAAACCAGCGGAACAAGTAGAAATCAGCCACATTATCGGAGACAGTTACTTTCACCTTGAAAAATACGACGAAGCACTTCCTTATTTGGAATTCTACAACGCAAAATCCAACACAACCCGAGACGATGATTATGCCTTAGCATTGACTTACTCCAGAACCTCTAATTGCACAAAAGCAGTAAAATACTTCGACCGCGTTGCCCGTGAAAAGGATGTGCTTGGTCAGATTGCACTTTACCATGCGGGAGAATGTTATACCAACTTGGGAGAACTCGTTTATGCAAGAACGGCCTTTGAAGCAGCGAGTGAGTTGGACATGGACAAAATGATTCAGGAGGATGCGCTTTACAATTATGCTTTGCTTTCCTACAAATTGGACATGAATGCTTATGACGAAGCAGTTGAAGCATTCAAATTATATCTTGATAAATACCCCGATTCGAAGCGCAAACCAGTTATTTATCAGTACTTGGTAAATGTCTATACATCTACTAAAAATTACCAAAAAGCTTTAGAATCTTTGGATCAAATCAGCATCAAAGACATCAAGTTAAAGTCGGCATACCAACTAATTGCCTTTAACAGAGGGGTTGAGTTGTTCCAAAAATCAGAATATCAAAACGCAATCAAAGCATTTGAACTGGTTGATAAATATCCAATTAGCCCAGAAGTAAGCGCAAAGGCCATGTATTGGAGCGCCGATGCGGAATTCTACTTGAAAAAGTACTCAGAAGCGGTGAAAAAATATAGTCAGTTTATGGGAATGTCTGGCTCTCAATCGAGTGGTTTAAGAAGCGATGCAATGTATAATACTGGTTACGCTTATTTAGCTTTAAAAGACCCTATTAAAACCCAAGATGCCTTTAGAAATTACCTGAAAGAGTCAAATCTTACTGATTTAAACAAAAAAGCGGATGCTCACATGCGCGTAGGAGATGAATACTTTAGAAATCCAAAAGCGGATAATGGTATCAATCAATTGGCTATTGACAATTACAAAGCAGCTTATAACTTAAAAGTTGGATACGACGATCAAGCCTTGTATTACATGGCACGTACGTATGGATACATGGGTAAAAGCGATGAAAAAATCCAAAGTTTAACTGATTTAATCAATAATTACCCCAAATCCAGATACATGCAACGTTCTATTGAAGAAATTGCATTGGTGTATTATCAAAGAGAGAACTTGGATAAGGCAGAGCGCTATTACAAACAAATCATTTCCGATTATCCAACTAGTTCCAGAGTTCCAGAAGCTTATCATTATTTGGGAGATATTGCTTTCAAACGAAGTAACTTCAATCAGGCGGAAACCTTTTACTTAAAAGTTCTAAACGAATTCAATCTCAACGATACCATTTGTGAACGCGAGGTAACTTCTTTGGCAGATGTATACCGTGCGCAGCGTTTATTAAATAAAATTGAAAGCTTGGCTGGTAAATACAGTTGTGCAGATTCCATTGCAACTCAAGTGGAAGATGAATACTACCGCCAAGGATTTGATTTGTATGAAAAATCAGAGTGGAATGCTTCCATTGTTGAATTCGACAAGTATTTGAACAAGTATCCGAATGGTAAATTCTACAGAGATGCCATGAATCAAAAAGCAGATGCCTTGTACCGTTTGAAAAAAGAATCGGATGCAATTGCCATTTACAAAATTACACTTGCTGGTCCAAATGACGATTATACAGAATTAGCTTCCGTTCGAACAGCAAAATTCTTGTTCAACGGAACCCAAAAAGAAGCCGCGCTTCCTTACTACAAACGAACGGAAGAGTCTAGCTCCAATCCAGAATATTTGAACAATGCGCGAATTGGTTTAATGCGTTGTCATTTCTTGTTAGAGAACTACGCAAATGCGGTAGAGTATGCTCAAAAGGTGCTGGGTGTTCAGCAAACTACACAACTAAAATTGGAGGCTGAATACATCAAAGGGGTTTCTCTTTCCAAAGAAAAGAGAGTCGCAGAAGCAGAAATTTCGCTGGAATATGTCGTTAAAAATGCAACTACCATTTGGGCAGCAGAATCGAAATATATGCTTGCAGAAAATGCATTCTCTCAAGCAGATTATACGAAAGCAGAAGCGGTTATTCGGGAGTTGCTAAAAATGAAACCGGGTTATGATTACTGGATTGCAAAAGGGTTGATTCTACAAACAAAAGTGTTACTTCAGAAAAAAGACCTGTTCCAAGCCGAAAATACAATCAAGTCTGTTATTGATCATTACCCCATAAAAGATAATGGAATCTTACAGGAAGCTGGTGAGTTATACGATGAGATTATGCAATTGAAAACACAGCCAAAAACAATTACCAATCCAAGTGACCCAACGGTTATTGATGTGGATGTAAAAACAGGGAAATAA
- a CDS encoding glycosyltransferase: MKKQTVIVSVINDLNTDQRVHKVCSFIQNQGYDVLLVGRALKSSQAMEFRTYRTKRFRMFFEKGVLFYAWFNFRLFWFLLFHRSSILVANDLDTLLPNYLVSKLKGINLVYDSHEYFTEVPELINRPKVKAIWERIERFFFPKLKFVSTVNHSIAEKYRQKYGVDLKVVRNVSPRWNPPKIQSKKELGIPEGKHILIMQGAGLNVDRGVEEAIRMMPFLENTVLLIVGDGDIIPEMKKLVEREKWTDLVLFFGKRSYLELLQFTQQADLGLSFDQPTNPNYLFSLPNKIFDYIQTSTPIICSDLVEVSKLVKSYEVGKIVSDFNPKELAKQIQTVLNNPELMESWKNNCKIAASKENWEVEVQQLNEFYPKIHE, translated from the coding sequence TTGAAAAAACAAACCGTTATTGTTAGCGTAATCAATGATTTGAATACGGATCAACGTGTTCATAAAGTATGTTCCTTTATTCAAAATCAAGGATACGATGTCTTGTTGGTTGGTCGGGCTCTCAAATCGAGTCAGGCAATGGAGTTTCGAACCTATCGTACAAAGCGCTTTCGGATGTTTTTTGAAAAAGGTGTGCTGTTTTATGCCTGGTTCAACTTTCGACTGTTTTGGTTCTTACTTTTTCATCGCTCGTCGATTCTTGTAGCCAATGATTTGGATACCCTTCTTCCAAACTATTTGGTTTCCAAACTAAAAGGAATCAATTTGGTGTACGATTCACACGAATATTTTACGGAAGTTCCTGAGTTAATTAATCGGCCAAAAGTGAAAGCTATTTGGGAACGAATTGAACGGTTTTTCTTTCCAAAGTTGAAATTTGTGAGTACTGTCAATCATTCTATCGCGGAAAAGTACCGCCAAAAATATGGCGTCGATTTGAAGGTTGTTCGCAATGTTTCACCCCGTTGGAATCCACCGAAAATTCAGTCGAAAAAAGAGCTCGGAATTCCAGAAGGAAAGCACATACTAATCATGCAAGGCGCCGGATTGAATGTAGATCGCGGAGTGGAAGAAGCAATTCGCATGATGCCTTTCTTGGAAAACACGGTTCTCCTCATTGTGGGAGATGGAGACATTATTCCCGAAATGAAAAAGCTCGTTGAACGCGAAAAATGGACTGATTTGGTGCTTTTCTTTGGAAAACGTTCGTATCTGGAATTACTCCAGTTCACGCAACAGGCAGACTTGGGTTTAAGCTTCGATCAACCTACGAATCCGAATTATTTGTTTTCGCTTCCAAATAAGATTTTCGACTATATTCAAACGTCTACTCCTATTATTTGTTCCGATTTAGTGGAGGTTTCCAAGCTGGTAAAGAGTTATGAAGTGGGCAAAATCGTAAGTGATTTCAATCCAAAAGAACTTGCCAAACAAATCCAAACGGTTCTAAACAATCCTGAATTGATGGAATCCTGGAAAAACAATTGTAAAATTGCAGCCAGTAAAGAAAATTGGGAAGTAGAAGTTCAACAACTAAACGAATTCTATCCAAAAATTCATGAATAA
- a CDS encoding cell division ATP-binding protein FtsE codes for MEKVIRIQNGRIDQLGQTVLDNINFEVESDELVFLIGKTGSGKSSLLKVLYGELELSDGSGSMVEYDLRKLTKKQIPNLRRKLGVVFQDFQLLSDRSITDNLRFVMRATGWKDKREMDQRILTVLSMVGLEGKEHIQPHRLSGGEQQRVAIARALINHPKVIIADEPTGNLDPETSTEIMHLIVAVAKEEKAAVIMATHDMSLIEKFPGKVYKVENRELKSLDLMNRFDPFQPLFD; via the coding sequence GTGGAGAAAGTTATTCGTATTCAAAATGGACGAATTGACCAATTGGGTCAAACGGTTCTTGATAACATCAATTTCGAGGTGGAATCGGATGAATTGGTTTTTTTAATTGGAAAAACGGGTTCAGGTAAAAGTAGTTTATTGAAAGTGCTTTACGGAGAATTGGAGCTTAGTGATGGCTCTGGGTCGATGGTGGAGTATGATTTGCGAAAACTCACGAAGAAACAGATTCCAAATCTCCGGAGAAAACTAGGTGTTGTTTTTCAGGATTTCCAATTGTTATCTGATCGTTCGATTACGGATAATTTACGTTTTGTGATGCGAGCTACAGGCTGGAAAGATAAGCGTGAAATGGATCAACGGATTCTAACTGTTTTGTCCATGGTTGGTTTGGAAGGAAAGGAACATATTCAGCCACACCGTCTTTCTGGAGGAGAACAACAACGCGTTGCAATTGCCCGGGCTTTAATCAACCACCCAAAAGTGATCATTGCTGATGAACCTACTGGAAATCTAGATCCAGAAACGTCTACTGAAATTATGCATTTGATTGTGGCTGTTGCGAAGGAAGAAAAAGCAGCAGTAATCATGGCAACCCACGATATGTCTTTGATTGAGAAATTCCCTGGGAAAGTATACAAAGTAGAGAATAGAGAATTGAAATCACTGGATTTGATGAATCGATTTGATCCTTTCCAACCGTTGTTTGATTAG
- a CDS encoding response regulator transcription factor, translating into MKQVLVIEDEQSLLEMMQFNLELEGYSVTTITNGKEALKYKTQLDNFDLVILDVMLPEVSGLDICRAYREESSVPIIFVSAKGNTIDRIAGLKLGANDYLPKPFDLEEFLLRCSILVQPNKKQLTIPSEIRIGNYRVFPASFEVESMNTGAKQELSKREMELIQLFYARKDEVVSRDEILNTLWTNDQFPTGRTIDNYILSFRKLFEDDPKNPQFFHSIRGVGYKFTLLD; encoded by the coding sequence ATGAAACAGGTATTAGTAATTGAAGATGAGCAAAGTTTGCTTGAAATGATGCAATTCAATTTGGAGTTGGAAGGGTATTCTGTTACTACAATTACCAATGGTAAAGAAGCTTTGAAATACAAAACCCAGCTGGACAACTTTGATTTGGTTATTCTAGATGTGATGTTGCCAGAAGTAAGTGGTTTGGATATTTGCCGGGCATATCGGGAAGAATCTTCTGTTCCAATCATCTTTGTTTCTGCCAAAGGGAACACGATAGATCGGATTGCTGGACTAAAATTAGGCGCGAATGATTATTTGCCAAAACCGTTTGATTTAGAAGAGTTCCTTTTACGCTGTTCTATCTTGGTTCAACCGAATAAGAAGCAACTGACAATTCCTTCAGAAATTAGAATTGGAAATTACCGTGTTTTCCCTGCTTCGTTTGAAGTGGAAAGCATGAACACTGGTGCAAAACAAGAATTGAGTAAACGCGAGATGGAATTGATTCAATTGTTTTATGCCCGAAAAGATGAGGTTGTTTCCCGCGATGAAATACTGAACACACTTTGGACGAATGATCAATTTCCAACAGGACGAACAATCGACAATTATATCCTAAGTTTTCGCAAGTTGTTTGAAGATGACCCAAAGAATCCGCAATTCTTTCATTCAATACGAGGTGTAGGATATAAATTCACGTTACTTGATTAA
- a CDS encoding GEVED domain-containing protein: MLKIVFILSTILCFVNVLKAQVSEGGIPISLQKINATSNSPFTYSQAIYTLSKPNIVAAKNDDALNDSKGAYRVGLNLPVSITMTNSGTWSLLPDGTKVWRLIISGKDAMALGLYFSESVQIPAGGKLFAYNENGKQILGSYTSSTDDFQAMEMVQGEKMYLEYSAPSWVQETPVFNINEVVYFYRGVEEHVGAFSSKSSANQEKAANCQVDVACTEGNNWANQIKSVVHYTFNDGTGTYVCSASTINNTSNDCKPYILTAWHCGERVAGQSISTWVWYWKYQKTTCATGSQNQNDPSQGTKTMTGGTVRASSGNGTLNNPPGNGKVAGSDFYLVELSAQPPASYEVYYAGWDRTNTGSASGVGIHHPDGSAKKISTYTQGLSSSNFNGGAANAHWAVFWATTANGHGVTEGGSSGSPLFNTSGRIVGQLTGGGSACTVNGAGNGTGPNEADVYGKLFTDWDLNGTTNNARLKPWLDATNTGATAINGIAAPCTVTPNAPVAQFVANPTTVTSGGVSQFTDQSTGSPTSWAWIITPATGWAYSGGTNASSQNPQVTFNTTGTYTVQLTATNTSGSDVELKTNYIVVTNSTGPCTASSTFCDEFIQNVSLATINNQSTCNNYTSYNIGTTLTKGQLYSITITPQITGQAPGSAYTGDEIAAWIDFNGDFDFDDVGERIAFVSITAGASLVFNFTVPQNATSGSVKMRVRISYNATQGGEGPINPCGNTNYGEVEDYNIILSNPLGLEQNYLDVVSIYPNPANDEVTIDLAGLEAETISVELMDMTGKILQTQKQLTSNTGVFDLRNLAQGSYQLRITDGTIQRIARIVKL, translated from the coding sequence ATGCTAAAAATCGTTTTCATACTCAGCACAATTCTATGCTTTGTCAATGTCTTAAAAGCCCAGGTTAGCGAAGGCGGTATTCCTATTAGCTTACAAAAAATAAATGCAACAAGCAATTCACCTTTTACATATTCTCAAGCAATTTATACACTTTCAAAACCAAATATCGTTGCTGCAAAAAATGACGATGCACTCAATGATTCAAAAGGTGCATACCGCGTTGGACTAAACCTTCCTGTATCAATCACTATGACAAATTCAGGAACTTGGTCTTTGTTGCCCGATGGAACAAAAGTTTGGAGATTAATTATATCTGGAAAAGATGCAATGGCATTGGGTCTTTATTTTTCAGAAAGCGTTCAAATTCCAGCAGGAGGAAAATTATTTGCCTACAATGAAAACGGAAAACAAATCTTAGGTTCTTATACCTCTTCAACAGACGATTTTCAGGCAATGGAAATGGTTCAAGGAGAAAAAATGTATTTGGAATACAGCGCACCATCTTGGGTACAAGAAACGCCAGTTTTCAACATTAATGAAGTTGTGTATTTTTACAGAGGAGTGGAGGAACATGTTGGAGCATTTTCAAGTAAATCATCAGCCAATCAAGAGAAAGCTGCAAATTGTCAAGTAGATGTTGCCTGTACAGAAGGAAACAACTGGGCAAATCAAATAAAATCTGTCGTTCATTATACCTTTAACGATGGAACGGGAACTTACGTTTGTAGCGCTTCTACGATCAATAATACATCCAATGATTGCAAACCCTATATTCTTACCGCTTGGCATTGTGGCGAAAGAGTTGCTGGACAATCAATTTCTACTTGGGTTTGGTATTGGAAATATCAAAAAACAACTTGTGCAACAGGTAGTCAAAACCAAAACGATCCTTCACAAGGAACAAAAACAATGACTGGCGGAACCGTTCGTGCTTCTTCAGGAAATGGCACTTTAAATAATCCTCCAGGAAATGGTAAAGTGGCTGGATCTGATTTTTATTTGGTCGAATTATCTGCTCAACCACCAGCATCTTATGAAGTCTATTATGCCGGTTGGGATAGAACCAATACGGGATCGGCAAGTGGCGTTGGAATTCATCACCCAGATGGGAGTGCCAAAAAAATATCTACTTATACTCAAGGTTTATCCAGTAGTAATTTCAATGGCGGAGCTGCAAACGCACACTGGGCTGTTTTTTGGGCAACCACTGCGAATGGACATGGTGTAACGGAAGGGGGTTCTTCAGGGTCTCCCCTTTTTAATACAAGTGGAAGAATTGTTGGACAGCTAACTGGAGGTGGTTCAGCTTGTACCGTAAATGGAGCTGGAAATGGAACAGGTCCAAATGAAGCGGATGTCTATGGAAAACTATTTACAGATTGGGATTTAAACGGAACAACTAACAATGCACGCTTAAAACCTTGGTTAGACGCAACGAATACTGGAGCAACCGCTATTAATGGAATTGCCGCTCCTTGTACTGTAACGCCGAATGCTCCCGTTGCTCAATTTGTAGCAAATCCAACTACGGTAACTTCCGGAGGAGTTTCCCAATTTACAGATCAATCTACAGGAAGTCCTACATCATGGGCTTGGATCATCACTCCTGCAACAGGTTGGGCTTATTCTGGAGGAACAAATGCTTCTTCTCAGAATCCACAAGTTACTTTTAACACAACAGGAACTTATACTGTACAATTAACCGCTACAAATACCTCAGGATCTGATGTAGAGTTAAAAACAAATTACATTGTTGTCACAAATTCTACTGGTCCTTGCACTGCTTCATCTACCTTTTGCGATGAATTTATTCAAAACGTAAGTTTAGCTACTATTAATAATCAAAGTACTTGTAACAACTACACGAGTTATAACATCGGAACAACTTTAACCAAGGGTCAACTATATAGCATTACAATTACTCCACAAATTACAGGTCAAGCTCCTGGAAGTGCTTACACGGGGGATGAAATTGCTGCTTGGATTGATTTCAATGGCGATTTTGATTTTGATGATGTGGGGGAACGAATTGCCTTTGTATCTATTACTGCTGGCGCTTCGCTTGTTTTCAACTTCACAGTTCCACAAAATGCCACAAGTGGTTCAGTAAAAATGCGCGTTCGAATTTCTTACAATGCAACACAAGGTGGTGAAGGTCCAATAAACCCATGTGGAAACACAAACTACGGTGAAGTGGAGGATTACAATATAATTCTTTCAAACCCTTTAGGTTTGGAGCAAAATTACTTGGATGTAGTTTCAATTTACCCGAATCCTGCAAATGATGAAGTTACAATTGACCTTGCTGGATTAGAAGCTGAAACAATTTCTGTAGAACTAATGGATATGACTGGCAAAATTCTTCAAACTCAAAAACAACTAACAAGTAATACAGGTGTTTTTGATTTGAGAAACTTGGCTCAAGGAAGTTATCAATTGCGGATTACGGACGGAACTATTCAACGCATCGCTCGAATTGTAAAACTATAA
- a CDS encoding mannosyltransferase codes for MNKQIHIVSFDVPFPPDYGGVLDVYLRAKGFKKLGYFVILHCYEYGRGRTHDFLEIADEIHYYERKTGLKSLLSKLPYIVKSRNSEALLKRLMQDENPILLEGQHSTFWANELSKNNRKLAIRMHNIEWEYYGDLAKNAKTYSERMYFGWEARKLKKQELQLKKIPLFCISENDLVYYQNLGFHAIYLPVTIDADLILKPTEAKNPFALYHGNLSVSENEEAIDKLIAENRQSKLTIPVVIAGKNPSPILVKKIQKQGWECIANPSDSELNKLMSSCSLHLLIGFKSAGIKLKVIRALLTGKPCIATQEMVGNGTLEKHCEIWDPALPLAEKINHVLGRNQESTNRLEELEEEFGIEKLKSVLEEIGF; via the coding sequence ATGAATAAGCAAATCCACATTGTTTCTTTTGATGTTCCTTTTCCTCCAGATTACGGGGGTGTTTTGGATGTTTATCTAAGAGCAAAAGGATTTAAAAAATTGGGTTATTTCGTCATTCTTCATTGCTACGAATATGGCAGAGGAAGAACACATGATTTTTTGGAGATCGCCGATGAAATTCATTACTACGAGCGAAAAACTGGATTAAAATCGCTCTTGTCAAAACTCCCATACATTGTAAAAAGCAGAAATTCGGAAGCCCTTTTAAAGCGGTTGATGCAGGATGAAAATCCCATTCTATTGGAAGGTCAGCATAGCACTTTTTGGGCAAATGAACTCAGCAAAAATAATCGGAAATTGGCCATTCGGATGCACAATATTGAATGGGAATATTACGGTGATTTAGCAAAAAATGCCAAAACGTATTCGGAACGAATGTACTTTGGTTGGGAAGCTCGAAAACTGAAAAAACAGGAACTTCAACTCAAGAAAATTCCACTATTCTGCATTTCTGAAAACGATTTGGTTTATTATCAGAATTTGGGGTTTCATGCAATTTATCTTCCTGTAACTATTGATGCGGATTTAATTTTAAAACCCACAGAAGCAAAAAATCCATTTGCGCTTTATCACGGAAATTTGTCCGTTTCAGAAAATGAAGAAGCAATTGACAAACTGATAGCAGAAAATCGGCAATCGAAATTGACAATTCCAGTAGTGATTGCTGGTAAAAATCCGAGTCCGATTCTTGTAAAGAAAATCCAAAAGCAAGGATGGGAATGTATCGCAAATCCAAGTGATTCAGAATTAAATAAACTCATGAGCAGCTGTTCTTTACACTTATTAATCGGATTCAAATCTGCAGGTATTAAATTAAAAGTAATCCGCGCTTTGCTGACTGGGAAACCATGTATTGCAACCCAAGAAATGGTGGGAAATGGAACTTTGGAAAAACACTGTGAAATTTGGGATCCAGCTTTGCCATTAGCAGAAAAAATCAATCATGTTCTAGGAAGAAATCAAGAGTCAACGAATCGATTGGAAGAATTGGAGGAAGAATTTGGGATTGAGAAATTAAAGAGTGTTTTGGAGGAAATTGGGTTTTAA
- a CDS encoding TonB-dependent receptor: MKRGTHILTLVSAVLIGSFSNLFGQEGNEVILVTEGNRSIETAYRQTSQPKILDTVFPTPTTSYPLLSINYEPTFEIPKIEPAKVNLQQKLPQLYNGYARIGIGSILMPLAEVYYNNGRSRKLNYGGHLHHISSFGKMRNVAPANFDRTNVRGFVGINEKKYSWDVESYYRNQGLHFYGFPNENANKDSIAQRFNTFGLKGGFHSHAHDSLGLNWKLGLEYRHFNDKKPKADSLKDWNARENFFAIRAGGEYKWGREIFAVDLDILHNSYKYGVLKDSIPGGVNVGLETKNTIISLKPSISTYSKNLKLKAKIGVDLTASLGAKNKVYIYPIAEVKYSLFNDILIPYAGVTGGLTQQSFKKITDENEFSLSNVSLQNEHKAADGFVGIKGTLSKRIGFNAFISFSHVKNKALFVTDTVYSGRNRFNVIYDTMNITKIEGSIYYQLKEKVKIDLIGRYYSYSAKNNIFAWNLPQVQFILRGSYNLYDKFILTADVSLEGGRRVQVFAAGDDVLEENNQYALKMGFLADANISLEYRYNKRVSAFLNLNNVAAQRYKRWYNYPTQGFQAMIGVTFRF; this comes from the coding sequence ATGAAAAGAGGTACACACATATTAACGCTTGTAAGTGCAGTATTGATTGGATCTTTTTCGAATCTGTTCGGGCAAGAAGGCAATGAAGTTATTTTAGTAACTGAAGGGAATCGCTCCATTGAAACGGCGTACCGTCAGACTTCACAGCCTAAAATTTTGGACACCGTTTTTCCAACTCCTACAACTTCTTACCCTTTGTTATCTATCAATTACGAACCAACATTTGAGATTCCAAAGATTGAGCCTGCAAAAGTAAACTTGCAGCAAAAATTACCGCAATTGTATAATGGATACGCACGCATTGGAATCGGATCAATCTTGATGCCTCTTGCAGAAGTTTACTACAACAATGGCCGCAGCAGAAAATTAAATTATGGTGGACACTTACATCATATCAGCTCTTTTGGAAAAATGAGAAATGTGGCTCCTGCTAATTTTGATCGCACCAATGTGAGGGGTTTTGTGGGAATCAATGAGAAGAAATACAGTTGGGATGTAGAATCTTATTATAGAAACCAAGGACTTCATTTCTACGGTTTTCCGAATGAAAACGCCAATAAAGACAGCATAGCACAACGTTTCAATACCTTTGGTTTAAAAGGTGGATTTCATTCACATGCCCACGACAGTTTAGGATTAAACTGGAAGCTCGGTTTAGAATATAGACATTTCAACGATAAAAAACCAAAAGCTGATTCATTGAAAGATTGGAATGCACGCGAAAATTTCTTTGCAATCCGTGCTGGTGGAGAATACAAATGGGGTCGTGAAATATTCGCGGTTGACTTAGATATTTTGCACAACTCCTACAAATACGGAGTTTTAAAAGACTCCATTCCTGGCGGGGTAAACGTTGGATTGGAAACAAAAAACACCATTATCAGCTTAAAACCAAGCATTAGTACTTATTCTAAAAACTTGAAGTTAAAAGCAAAAATTGGAGTTGATTTGACTGCTAGTTTGGGTGCAAAAAACAAGGTCTACATCTATCCAATTGCCGAAGTGAAATATTCACTCTTCAATGATATTCTGATTCCGTATGCAGGTGTAACTGGTGGACTAACACAACAGTCATTCAAAAAAATAACGGATGAAAATGAGTTCTCACTTTCAAATGTTTCCTTGCAAAATGAACATAAAGCAGCTGATGGATTTGTAGGAATCAAAGGAACATTGTCTAAACGAATTGGATTCAATGCTTTTATCAGTTTTTCACATGTGAAGAACAAAGCACTTTTCGTAACAGACACTGTTTACTCTGGAAGAAATCGCTTCAACGTGATTTATGACACCATGAATATCACTAAAATTGAGGGGTCGATTTACTATCAATTGAAAGAAAAAGTAAAAATTGATTTAATTGGAAGATACTATTCTTACAGTGCTAAAAACAACATTTTTGCATGGAATTTACCACAAGTGCAATTCATTTTAAGGGGCTCCTACAATCTATACGATAAGTTTATTCTTACAGCAGATGTAAGTTTGGAAGGAGGAAGAAGAGTACAAGTTTTCGCTGCTGGAGATGATGTATTGGAGGAAAACAATCAATATGCATTGAAAATGGGATTTTTGGCGGATGCAAATATTAGCTTGGAATACCGCTACAACAAACGTGTTTCAGCATTTTTGAACTTGAATAATGTTGCAGCACAGCGTTACAAACGTTGGTACAATTACCCAACGCAAGGTTTCCAAGCAATGATTGGAGTTACTTTCCGCTTCTAA